The nucleotide window TAACTATGTGCCCATTATGACCAAATTCAAATAAGAGCAACTTGGTTGCGCTAGACTTTCCATAAACACGTGTGTTTAGTGTTCCAAGTTATGTTTTGTTAATACCTTAAACTATCACATCGAACTTCTCAATGGAATTTTCTTCTAGTTAAGTTACtttatagttttttttataaTCATGATTCCATACTAGCTTTCTAATTCATGGTTCAACTACTTAAATTTTTGCAGGGAAAGTTGAAGATTGTAAAAGATTTTTCGAGACACTATATAAGTTTGTATACTTACAAGGAACGTATTTGAAGCCACATGTAAGTATTGAACCTTTGAGTGATTGATACCCATGTGAATTACTTCTGAGTTTCTTTTGGTTCAAATGAACCTGTGACTATAATGCACTGGCCATACGTGCAGGTTGCAATCTTGGACGGTATAACAATGGGATGTGGAGGTGGAATATCTCTCCCTGGGATGTTTCATTTAGTAACCGATAAAACTGTATGTGTGCCATACCTTCACCAATTTTTCTTGTATTAGGATTTGTGAAATAATCCGCATTTGAGTTAATGAATCCACCTTGTTTCTTGTGAATGGCATACACTTTAATTTAGTTCATTTTTGTCATGCGAGGATTGAACTTTTATGCCCAAATATAAGAAAAAggttttgtttttctttgttcttgTATGAAGATTGAACTTTATCTGTTAAAGGCAAGGCAGTATACTCTCTATGCATTATAAATTCCACTTCATGCTCCCGAATGAGTTGCCTGAAGAaggaagggtgatatcatttgcACGAAACTTTGTTGTGTGTTCAATTAGAATTTTATGAAACCATTCTTTTCTTCATGTATTTGTTCTTTGAGATATTTACTATGATATTACCGTTGTCTTTGATAAAGAGAATTGAAGTTCATTTCGATGAATCAGAGCTCAAAATCAGGAATATTAATTCAACAACTAATCTTCCCCTATCGCACCGCCCCCATCTTTTTTCCTTTCTAGTGTCTGGACTTAAATAACTCTAACTTACTGTTGTAACATTTTTAGGTTTTTGCTCATCCAGAGGCTCAATTGGGGTTCCATCCTGATTCAGGGGCTTCATTTTATCTTTCTCGCCTACCTGGTTACTTAggtaataaccattctaacaacTTTTCTAATGCATAGCTAAATTCCTTGATTATTTGCTCGCGTCTGGATTTGCACTGTCCATTTTTCTTAACAAGATGTGTGTTGTTTTCATTAGGGGAATGCTTAGCTCTAACGGGAGAAAAGTTGAATGGTGTCGAAATGATTGCCTGTGGCCTGGCTACCCATTATTGCTTAAATGCTGTTTGTTATTTCTTCTCCTTCATATGTATTTTGTGCATTTTCTCCAGCACCTCTTTTATATTCTTATTTGAATGAACTGTCCATGACAGCGACTTTCTTGGGTCAAAGAATGCCTTGGTAACATGATGAATGATGATCCCACTGTCATAGAATCTTCTCTTGCACAATATGGTGACCTTGTTTATCCAGATAGGAGCAGCATTCTTCACAGGTAACTTTTGGTTCATGGACTGTGGCACTTAGAAACAGTTTCTATGTGGTTTTTTGTCTGATTGATTTGTTTTTCCTTATCTTGTTTCAGGATTGAGACAATTGATAAATGTTTCTGCCATGACACTATTGAGGAAATTATTGATTCTCTGGTACGCTTAATTCTGCATAGATGTGATGTAATTTGTTTGTACACCGTGCATATATACACACGGCTATGTGTGCCATTATATGTGGTGTATCTGCTCTGTCAGTTAAGATTCTGATACCTCATTAAATTTAGCATTAGGGGCTTCTAGCTCAATGGTAATCTCTTAGCCCAGCAGATGCATGAGGATAGAAGTTCAGTCTTTAGCCATGAACAGTTGATGTAGAGATGCTAAGAGTAGAGTTTGTGTTATGGTTCCAATACCCTAATTTCCTCAGCCCATCTTGGCAGTGACCCTTTATGTAGCATTAGGAGATGTATTTCTGTAGTCTTACTTTACTGAATTACCCTGTCACTCTGATGTTCAATTGAGCTTCCGATTCACTTGGTTTCGAAATTGATTCACTCAGGAAAATGAGGCCGCTGGTGCTTATGATGATTGGTGCAGGACAGTGCTCAGAAAAATGAAAGAAGCCTCACCATTGAGCTTGAAAGTTACTCTACGATCTGTGAGTGACTAATGTTTACAATTGCTTTAAATTCCATTTTTGACCGGTTGTCGCTTACTTCAGTTTCTTTGTTGCATTAGATACGAGAAGGTAGATTTCAATCTCTTGATCAGTGTCTGGCACGTGAATATCGTATGTCTCTTGCTGCAATCTCCAAACAGGTCTCTAATGATTTCTCCGAGGTATGGTCTTTTCTTTTACATAGAAAGCATTTCCAGAATAACTCTTCCTGTGAATTTAAATCAAGCTGTTTCAACAGGGTGTCCGGGCCCGGTTAGTGGACAAGGATTTTGCTCCCAAGGTATTCTGTTGTTACACATGTTTACTATACTATTTCATGGAAAAGCCTACGTAAGAGCAGTAGTGGGGTTGTAATCCCACAATCCATTCATTTACCTGCACGCACGCATATATAATCTTACTCGTATGGTTGTGTTTCACCAAAATTGCAGTGGGATCCTCCAAGGGTGGAAGAGGTGAGCAAAGACATGGTAGAGTACTATTTCACCCCACTTGGGGAATTAGAGCCGGAATTGCTGCTGCCAACAGCATTGAGAGAACCTTATATATGACAAGGATCTCTTTTGTCACACAAAATTTTGGTGTAACATCCCATAAATTTTTGGTTCATCAGTTTCTTTGTACAAACTACACTCTGTTGTAAGGAACAGAGGTTATAGAGAGATGTTTTGTTGGTCATGTAAGGTCATCACACTGTATTTCTGTTTTGGTACTAATTATCTCATGCTATTTGAGTCTCCATAGCTTAATGTCTAGTTTGGTTGGGTAGTGTAATCACATAGGGAAAAGTTTATTTCCTAGTGTTTGTTTATGAATACAACTTGGAGACAAAAATGTTTGGGTGGACAAAATAATCAATGTTTATTAAATAAGTACTATTGTTTTGgccaaaaaagaaaaacaagtaaaattgaaatattttgttttaaaatgtaatttttgtctTTTGAGGAAGagaaagggaaaagagaaaactTGATTTTAAAAGGTTTATATGTCAAAAAAAGTCCttaaaaattgcaaaaaaaaaaatcaatctaAGTTTTTGTATTAAATTCACACTCAATTAAGTTCTTGCtgttaataaaaaaatcaattaagttttTTTGTTAACGATTTTCGTCATTGACCATGTTAACCGTTAAAATAAATTGATGGACTAATCAAATGATGACACATAAAAATTTctggtttaataaaatattttctcataagagtcataaaaattatttaaaataaaaaatttataaatgtattaaaattgaataaacttataaaattataaaaataataataacttataagtattataaaaatttaaaatatatattaaaaataataaaattaactaagcatatttaaaattttataaaaaaatcttaaaaacttataaaattataaaaatctaataaattattaaaatttatcaaatcaataaaatatatttaaaatttttataaaatatataaataatatataaattttaataatttttaaaatttataaaaatttaaaaatcaaatatataaaagTCATTTGAACTCTTAAAATCATGATGAACACAAGATCACACCAACCGTTGAATAATGGGAATAGTCATAAGATGGTTAGGATCATTTTAATGTTGAATAAAATTCTCTCAATATTCTACTGAATAAAACAATAATTGTAGGACCCTTTCCTttttttgataaattattttatttttaaaatttttatatccaATATTTTAACTTCAGTATAGTATAATAGTTTAGACCTTAAAAAGTTGAAAATTAGTTACTAAACATTCtatgatataaaatatttttggtaTAATTAAATACTATCAAACCAAAATTTTATTATCTAACTATTAACATATCTTAGAATAAAATATTCTgactaaagtttttaaaattgaatCAATAGTCAAACAGATCATGCCATCAGTTTGTCAGTTCGTCAAATGATATCTTTCGCCAATTTCGGTCTAACTGGTCCAATCTTATTTAagttaatttatattatatataatgatattaaactatttaaatattattaacacTTCCTCGCGAATCCTACGGTGTAATAAgaaattaaattgatttttaaaatcaGACCAAGGGATTGTGTTAAAGAGGCATAATATGTATTAAAGGCAAGGCAATTGACAAGTTAAATCCTGCAATAACTTCGATAGCTGATATTTACATCATCATTCAACCAAAAGAACCCAAGTATTTGCGATTAGAAGTTATAACAGTTGATAAAGAGTTTAGCAGCTAACTCAACAAAGCTGTGTCTCAAATTTCAGACTAATCCCCATGCTGAATAGTTCCTGGCACAGTAACTTGGCACCATACGGCACACTAACCTTCACAATCTCATCCCCTGACTGGCAAACCCGGCAATAGGGTCCCCTAATCTTCCGACCAGCTGCTACGGTCCGTTCAATAACATTTGCAGCATTTTTGCAATTCTGACATACATGCATCTGTGAGCAATCGCTAAGCGTGAAGAGGCGCTCATGCAAGTTGGCTGATGCACCATGAGCAATAAGGCAGTCCCGCTCCATCTCACCAAATTTGATCCCGCCATAACGTTTCCGGTCTGCAACTGGCTGCCTTGTAAGTGGATGCACAGGTCCAGTGTTACGAAATTTCACTTTGTCTTCAGCCATGTGGACAAGACGCTGGTAAAATGTTGGACCCATAAATATGAGTGACCGAACCATCTCACCAGTCCGACCATTGTAAACTCTCTCATTTCCCCATCTTGAAAACCCAACCCTGTGGGAGATAATTAGACAAAGTAGCCATCATTATAAATAACAGTAACTATAAGAAAAACCAATTATGGTATTAGACAACGAAATGGACAACTTAAATATATAACCACTACAAACAGTGAGTCAAGCTTCAAGAACATATCAAATAGCATAGAGACAAAAAACAAAGCTATAGCTTATGTGTGATCAAAGTCTGAAAACCAGCATGTATGCTCGCTAATCGTTCCAGGACAGTAAGCATGCAGATCAACAAAGCAACAAAGCGTGAAAATCCAATAGTATTCCTTAAAGGCATTGATACACCAAAACAACTCAGAAACGGCCCGCCTAAGATTTCTATAATGAAAAAATCCATGATGAATGCACAGTAAGCATGCAGGTCAACTTGTTCCAGGGCAATTCATTACCTGTGAAGCTGTTCTGTAATGGCATCTATGGAGAGAGTGGAGAAAGGGGTGGCATGTTTCTTTGACCCACCACAGGCAATCCCCTTTCCCAAGGCAGCCTCCAAGAGTTGACCAGGCGTTTGTCGTGAAGGAAATGCATGTGGGTTAATCACGATATCAGGAACTATTCCTTGAGTTGTGAAAGGAAAGTTCTCATGAGACTCCAGAAAACCAAGGACCCCCTTTTGCCCATGCATGCTTGAGAACTTGTCTCCAAGACAGGGAGAACGAACCTGAAAAATATATCAGAAAGACAACTGATGAACATCTAAAACTTAAAAGTAGTAGACGCTATTTTGCAGAACAAAACATGCTAACACTACCTGTCTCAGAGATACCACAGCAAAATTTTTCCCATCATCATTTGAAGATAACACAACTTTCTGAACCATGCCTCTTTCGGTGTGCTTCAGTTTTACACCATGATCAGCTCCAGATTCTGCAAACCTCCCAATGACAATGTCACCAGACTGCAGGGAAGCACCAATATAAGGAAAACCATCATCATCAAGACTGTCCACCCGTCCAATCTTACTTTCCGTTTTTCCAAAGTTTACAATATCTTCAGCCTTCCGCCTCTTCTCCTGGATTTCCTTGTTATCTACTTCAGCTTTGTAACTTCTTACATGTTCGGTGCGGAACATCCCACGCTCTATCGAGGCCCGGTTCATTACCAAGGAATCCTCTTGGTTGTAACCAAGATGAACATTTACAGCTACAATAGCATTCTGGCCATTGTAGAGTTCTGGCTTCGGTTCCAATCTATTCTGACCAAGAGGAAATCCAGATTTACCAAGACAATCAGAAGTCATCGTATGGAAGAGTGGCCTTTGGGGATAATACATCTGGTGCGACAAAGTGTCCACCCTGATGTTTGGGTTCGTTGTAGAGAACCCAATTGCCTGCTGAGAATGCTTCTGGGCTTGGTAGAGAACCCTCCGCGCATGATCATGATTGGCAAATGGAATGATTCCACAGCTTAAACCCAAAAGAAATGACATGTCCAGCTCACAATGCGTGTACTTGACAGGTTGCTTCCCCTCAACTTCTGTTAAGAGGTACCTGATACCCCATGCCGTGCGACAATCTTCTTCCTCTTCAGCTCCAATGAGTTCAACAATCCCCTTGTCTAAAAGGGGCTGGAAAGCATAATTTTCCTTGCCCTTGAATGCTTTTAGTTTGAACAGATTTTCAACAACTAAAAGCGGGCGTAGAATCCTCCCAGCATCAGTAAAGATCCGCACCTCTCCTTTATGCTCATCTCTTTTAATTTCCACCTACAAGATGAAAATCATTTAGAGAAAAGATGAGGAGACCAATAATAATGAACAACAGAATAAAAGCAATTTAAATTTCACAAAACTATATTGTACAAGAATCGAAGCTGGGGGACTTCTAAGCAATTTTACTCTCTGTCTTACATTTTAAGTAAAAGGAAAAGATGCTCAGCCTAGGGCTTCACTTCTCATTTCTAATTGCTGAAGTTAACATGCCAACTACcaataagaaaaagatgaaaacatCAAGAAAAGCTGAGTTTTCGAGTACAGCTGATCAAAATTGTCCAAAGCCCTCCTGACACATACAACCTTAACAGACACAATTTTTGTTTCATGGTTCAAGCCCATTACCTTGATCAGTGAACAAGGTATGCATATAAAAATTTCGAAGTGGAGAAATTCAAAAGCTATAAGGTCTATGAAATGGGATGGCGATCACCTGATACGGCAATTCTCTCCTGCGTCGTTTTCTTCTAAGTTCagcagcaaagaaaagagaatctTCACAAACACCAACCCATTCCCCATTCAGAAAGACCTTATCTTTCCCATCAAGTGAGCTTGACGTATCATTAACCACTTTCTCCATTCCAGAATCAAACAACGTGTCAACTATTGACTCCACTACAGATTTCACTATGTTCGTACTCACAAGAGCTGTGGTAGCCAGATTCTTAACAAGCCCACAATTTTCACCATCAGGAGTAGAGAGGAAGCAAACTTTTCCCCAATGAGAAGGATGTCTGCATTAGAAAATTATATCAGAACTGAACAAAATTATTGCTGACAGACATCTCAACAGACCCAAATGCTCAAAAAATAAATCATCAACTCCATATTTCAAACCCTAAAATACAAACACTACTAATAACAGATTCTAGAGGAAAATTACCACAGGAAAGCAGAAAACTAAAGATAGAATCATAGAAACATTTAACTAACTTCTAATCCAACTGTTCTGATGTGAAAATAATGACTTTCAGATAAAGTATAAGAGATACACAGTTTGCAAAGATTCATGTCCATGCAATTGCATAATCAAACTATCAAAGTTACCAAACCAACAAAAGATATGAAACTCATATTGTTGATATCACAAAGTTCTGAATGTAAAAATAGATTGCTATGAAGTGAAACAAATATTGCATCTTTTGCAGCAATGGGTTACAATTTACAAGATACGAGTCTAACAAAACTTACGGGTATCTCGCATCTCCGACCTTTCCAGTGTACTGAACCTGCTGTCGTGTTTTTCTCAAATCAACCATTGTCTGCAATGGATTTGCTCGTCCGAGATTTGCCACTACACCTGATATCCTTTCCATCTTTTTGTAAGGATGCGACCAAGCTCCAGTAGAAAATGCTCTAGAGAGCCCATTTGTAACTATGGAAGCATCGAGATAATGCTCAATTGGACGAACAGTACGATCCGCATAAAGATCCCTCTGCAGAGTCTTTGCCATGCGTCTCCTTGCATGGGCAatatgaactttcatctcacgctCAAGCAGCTCACCCGCCAACTCCAACCTCTTGTTCCTAAAATCATCTCTATTGTCACATTTTCGATGACCAGTGAATGCTTGCAAAAGACACTTGACCATGTACCCCAAGAACCGAGCCTTCTGCTTGAATCCTTTGAGAGAGGGAAACAGATACTTTCCAAGGCactcttcaacactttcttcagGGGGAAATCTAGTTTCTTTGCGTAACCTATCCAAATGGTTGAGAGCAGCACTTTCTTCACGAAAATTGCGGCATTTCCAATCAGCATCACGAATTGAGGCGAACAGTATGTTTGATATACTTGAATCACTGCTTCCATAATCAATCAGACTTACAACTTCCTTGTCTGATCGTACACCAAGGGCAAAAAACAAAATCCAAACGGGGATCTCAATCGACAAGAAGAAAACAGTCAGGATTTTCTCCCCCCCTTTGATATATTCTACTTTGGAATTCTCCACTAGTCTGATAATTAGCCTATTTCTCTTCACCTCCGACCTGTAGGCAACAGTCCAGCCCTGTATGTTTG belongs to Gossypium arboreum isolate Shixiya-1 chromosome 7, ASM2569848v2, whole genome shotgun sequence and includes:
- the LOC108454175 gene encoding DNA-directed RNA polymerase D subunit 2b-like; translation: MGASPDGKGNVGMGSTSGEKFANGTDLNMDIDEDDDVFDELVSVQELGEEFLRNFCRKAAVSFFNQYGLISHQINSYNDFIKYGLQNTFDSFGEFVIHSGYDPSKKGEGDWRHARVKFGKVTVERPTFWAVTGGNELNMLPRHARLQNMTYSSRMKVTVELQVYTAKSVKSDKFKTGREEIVEEEIVHQDNREIIIGRIPVMVKSELCWMNEVEKSDCDFDHGGYFLIKGAEKIFIAQEQISLKRLWISNIQGWTVAYRSEVKRNRLIIRLVENSKVEYIKGGEKILTVFFLSIEIPVWILFFALGVRSDKEVVSLIDYGSSDSSISNILFASIRDADWKCRNFREESAALNHLDRLRKETRFPPEESVEECLGKYLFPSLKGFKQKARFLGYMVKCLLQAFTGHRKCDNRDDFRNKRLELAGELLEREMKVHIAHARRRMAKTLQRDLYADRTVRPIEHYLDASIVTNGLSRAFSTGAWSHPYKKMERISGVVANLGRANPLQTMVDLRKTRQQVQYTGKVGDARYPHPSHWGKVCFLSTPDGENCGLVKNLATTALVSTNIVKSVVESIVDTLFDSGMEKVVNDTSSSLDGKDKVFLNGEWVGVCEDSLFFAAELRRKRRRRELPYQVEIKRDEHKGEVRIFTDAGRILRPLLVVENLFKLKAFKGKENYAFQPLLDKGIVELIGAEEEEDCRTAWGIRYLLTEVEGKQPVKYTHCELDMSFLLGLSCGIIPFANHDHARRVLYQAQKHSQQAIGFSTTNPNIRVDTLSHQMYYPQRPLFHTMTSDCLGKSGFPLGQNRLEPKPELYNGQNAIVAVNVHLGYNQEDSLVMNRASIERGMFRTEHVRSYKAEVDNKEIQEKRRKAEDIVNFGKTESKIGRVDSLDDDGFPYIGASLQSGDIVIGRFAESGADHGVKLKHTERGMVQKVVLSSNDDGKNFAVVSLRQVRSPCLGDKFSSMHGQKGVLGFLESHENFPFTTQGIVPDIVINPHAFPSRQTPGQLLEAALGKGIACGGSKKHATPFSTLSIDAITEQLHRVGFSRWGNERVYNGRTGEMVRSLIFMGPTFYQRLVHMAEDKVKFRNTGPVHPLTRQPVADRKRYGGIKFGEMERDCLIAHGASANLHERLFTLSDCSQMHVCQNCKNAANVIERTVAAGRKIRGPYCRVCQSGDEIVKVSVPYGAKLLCQELFSMGISLKFETQLC
- the LOC108468910 gene encoding 3-hydroxyisobutyryl-CoA hydrolase-like protein 2, mitochondrial: MQRVKALIKVRHSFQTLRFLSHQRCFSAQPNYAPYHDFQDQVLVEGRAKSRAAILNRPFALNSLTTSMASRLKKLYESWEENPDIGFVILKGNGRAFCSGVDAVALYHLLNEGKVEDCKRFFETLYKFVYLQGTYLKPHVAILDGITMGCGGGISLPGMFHLVTDKTVFAHPEAQLGFHPDSGASFYLSRLPGYLGECLALTGEKLNGVEMIACGLATHYCLNARLSWVKECLGNMMNDDPTVIESSLAQYGDLVYPDRSSILHRIETIDKCFCHDTIEEIIDSLENEAAGAYDDWCRTVLRKMKEASPLSLKVTLRSIREGRFQSLDQCLAREYRMSLAAISKQVSNDFSEGVRARLVDKDFAPKWDPPRVEEVSKDMVEYYFTPLGELEPELLLPTALREPYI